The following coding sequences are from one Arachis hypogaea cultivar Tifrunner chromosome 7, arahy.Tifrunner.gnm2.J5K5, whole genome shotgun sequence window:
- the LOC140174316 gene encoding uncharacterized protein produces MAEFREKAKGQIDIEELRQAWKVEKPHHRDDDKTRDSKKNFKPIPRYGTYTKFNTKHDDIIKEILNSKLIKPPRKAGNYPDSKGTDRSKYCSFHQKHGHNTDDCIIAKDLLERLARQRHLDKYISGHMQRRAPTSGDQSLVTQHGRDRDQLNNSHPELPIRTINCISGGFAGGGATSSARKRSYRAILSINADQSQQQPLPTSPQITFQTAEHDNSIANLDDPVVISLQLGDLLVKKVLLDPGSSADVLFYSTFQKIKLSSNVIQPSTGDLVGISGE; encoded by the coding sequence ATGGCCGAGTTTCGTGAAAAAGCTAAAGGACAGATCGACATCGAAGAACTCCGACAAGCTTGGAAAGTAGAAAAGCCTCACCATAGAGACGATGACAAAACACGGGACAGTAAGAAGAATTTCAAACCAATTCCACGATATGGGACTTACACCAAATTCAACACCAAGCACGATGATATCATCAAGGAGATCTTGAATTCGAAATTAATCAAGCCACCAAGAAAAGCTGGCAATTACCCAGATTCAAAAGGCACTGACCGATCAAAATACTGCTCCTTCCACCAGAAGCACGGACACAATACCGACGACTGCATCATTGCTAAAGACCTACTGGAGCGACTAGCTCGGCAGCGTCACCTCGACAAATACATCAGCGGCCACATGCAGCGGCGAGCACCTACTTCAGGAGACCAAAGCTTGGTTACACAACATGGCCGAGATAGAGACCAACTGAACAATAGCCATCCTGAACTACCAATACGTACAATTAATTGTATTTCTGGAGGTTTTGCAGGTGGTGGAGCCACAAGTTCGGCAAGAAAAAGATCTTACCGAGCTATACTTTCCATCAACGCCGATCAAAGTCAACAGCAGCCGCTGCCAACATCTCCACAGATAACATTTCAGACAGCCGAGCATGACAATAGCATAGCAAATCTGGATGATCCCGTCGTAATCTCTCTACAGCTCGGAGATCTCCTGGTTAAAAAGGTGTTGCTCGACCCAGGCAGCAGCGCCGACGTTCTCTTCTACTCAacattccagaaaataaaactaaGCAGTAATGTCATCCAACCTTCCACTGGTGACTTGGTAGGAATCTCAGGTGAGTAA